A genomic window from Micromonospora violae includes:
- a CDS encoding UDP-N-acetylmuramoyl-L-alanyl-D-glutamate--2,6-diaminopimelate ligase: protein MRPEPDDRVGSDAVPGNPRPHTVTGIRLGDLAVRLAVDLPADAAAVVVTGVTHASQEVRSGDLYAALPGARRHGAEFAAGAAEAGAVALLTDPAGAELAAQTGLPALVVPDPRAVLGELASAVYGDPTADLTVIGVTGTAGKTSTAYLIESGLRAAGHTTGLVGTVETRLGELVIDSVRTTPEATDLHAMLATARERGVTAVVMEVSSHALAMGRVGGVRFAVGGYTNFGSDHLDFHADSDDYFAAKAQLFDGRCAVEVLNHDDPALKSLLKPTTVTYSAAGDQGATWWADGVGGEGYAQRFTAHGPNGVALSAGVALPGRHNVANALLAIATLVGAGVDPATAAAGVAACGGVPGRLELVDVAAPVRGVVDYAHKSDAIVAALAALRELSAGRLICVIGAGGDRDRGKRPVMGAAAAEGADVVLVTDDNPRTEDPAEIRAEVLAGAYRAGTAARIIEVAGRRAAIDEAVRLAEPGDVIALLGKGHERGQEVAGEVFPFDDSIELAEALRARFGDLAGQR, encoded by the coding sequence GTGCGGCCGGAACCGGACGACCGGGTAGGGTCTGACGCCGTGCCCGGCAATCCACGTCCACATACCGTGACCGGAATCCGGCTCGGTGATCTCGCCGTCCGGCTCGCCGTCGACCTCCCGGCGGACGCCGCCGCGGTGGTCGTCACCGGGGTCACCCACGCCAGCCAGGAGGTCCGCTCCGGCGACCTGTACGCGGCGTTGCCCGGTGCCCGTCGGCACGGCGCGGAGTTCGCCGCCGGGGCCGCCGAGGCGGGTGCCGTGGCCCTGTTGACCGACCCGGCCGGCGCGGAGCTGGCGGCCCAGACCGGTCTGCCCGCCCTGGTGGTGCCCGACCCGCGCGCCGTGCTCGGTGAGCTGGCCTCGGCGGTGTACGGCGACCCGACCGCCGACCTCACCGTGATCGGGGTGACCGGCACCGCGGGTAAGACGTCCACCGCGTACCTGATCGAGTCGGGGCTGCGGGCCGCGGGTCACACCACCGGGCTGGTCGGCACGGTGGAGACCCGGCTCGGCGAGCTGGTGATCGACAGTGTGCGTACCACCCCCGAGGCGACGGACCTGCACGCCATGCTGGCCACCGCCCGCGAGCGGGGGGTCACCGCCGTGGTCATGGAGGTCTCCAGCCACGCGCTGGCCATGGGCCGGGTGGGTGGGGTGCGGTTCGCCGTCGGGGGCTACACCAACTTCGGCTCCGACCACCTGGACTTCCACGCCGACAGCGACGACTACTTCGCCGCCAAGGCCCAGCTCTTCGACGGGCGCTGCGCGGTCGAGGTGCTCAACCACGACGACCCGGCGTTGAAGTCGCTGCTCAAGCCGACAACTGTCACCTACTCGGCGGCCGGTGACCAGGGCGCGACCTGGTGGGCCGACGGTGTGGGCGGCGAGGGGTACGCCCAGCGGTTCACCGCGCACGGCCCGAACGGCGTGGCCCTGTCCGCCGGTGTCGCGCTGCCCGGTCGGCACAACGTGGCCAACGCGCTGCTGGCCATCGCCACGCTGGTCGGCGCCGGGGTGGACCCGGCGACCGCGGCGGCCGGCGTGGCCGCCTGCGGTGGGGTTCCGGGCCGGCTGGAGTTGGTCGACGTGGCCGCGCCGGTGCGCGGGGTGGTCGACTACGCGCACAAGTCGGACGCGATCGTGGCCGCGCTGGCCGCCCTGCGCGAGCTGAGCGCCGGCCGTCTCATCTGTGTGATCGGCGCCGGTGGAGACCGGGACCGGGGCAAGCGGCCGGTGATGGGCGCCGCCGCGGCGGAGGGAGCCGACGTGGTGCTGGTGACCGACGACAACCCGCGTACCGAGGACCCGGCGGAGATTCGCGCCGAGGTGCTCGCCGGGGCGTACCGGGCCGGTACGGCCGCTCGGATCATCGAGGTGGCGGGCCGCCGGGCCGCGATCGACGAGGCGGTTCGGCTGGCCGAGCCGGGTGACGTGATCGCGCTGCTCGGCAAGGGGCACGAACGCGGCCAGGAGGTGGCGGGCGAGGTGTTTCCGTTCGACGACAGCATCGAGTTGGCCGAGGCGCTGCGGGCCCGCTTCGGGGACCTGGCGGGTCAGCGGTGA